A DNA window from Hoplias malabaricus isolate fHopMal1 chromosome 5, fHopMal1.hap1, whole genome shotgun sequence contains the following coding sequences:
- the mmel1 gene encoding membrane metallo-endopeptidase-like 1, translated as MGKSESQMDIMEKTTKPKKHHWTVVEIGLSIILLLMSCALAGLIVLYTSALKEYSYRNGPTKGLHYHITSDSSVCTTPDCVTAAARLLQNMDPSVDPCQNFYQYACGGWLERNVIPETSSLHSVFNILRDELEIVLKGILETENECDRQAFKKAKMLYRSCMNESVIEQRDSKPLLKLIDSIGDWPVASEDWNSTAEETWNLEDTLATLNAQYNKKVLLEMFVWPDDRDSSRHIIHIDQPSLGMPSRDYYLNDGNYKKVREAYLQFMVSMAKIAREDRNLTQDDERVWEEMMQVMELEKEIANATSPAEERNDITVLYNKMTLQEVQDTFALDGFNWTQYIHGIMSSVSIAVHPEEPIVVYCSPYLEKLNHILPRYDHRTVQNYLVWMLVMERVSSLSRRFKDVRAHYRKALHGTTVEEARWRDCVRYVQSNMENAVGALYVRETFAGDSKHMVGELIRKIQEAFVETLEELNWMDDQSKEKAREKAMSISEQIGYPDYILEEDNQKLDQEYIHLNFSEKNYFENILENLQATARKGHKKLREPVDPDLWIIGAAVVNAFYSHNRNQIVFPAGILQPPFFSEKQLQALNFGGIGMVIGHEITHGFDDHGRNFDQDGNMNNWWSNYSTEHFEDQSKCVMQQYGKFSWKLAGGQNVSGITTLGENIADNGGVRQAYKAYMKWVDREGEEPHLPGLDLDHKQLFFLNFAQVWCGACRPEYAIQSIKTDPHSPLEYRVLGSLQNFEAFSEAFKCERGTPMNPEEKCRVW; from the exons gGCTACACTATCACATCACCTCGGACAGCAGTGTGTGCACAACCCCAGATTGTGTCACGGCag CGGCTAGGCTACTCCAGAACATGGACCCCAGTGTTGACCCGTGCCAGAACTTTTACCAGTACGCCTGTGGGGGATGGCTGGAGCGGAACGTAATTCCAGAGACCAGCTCGCTCCACAGTGTCTTCAACATCCTGAGGGATGAGCTGGAGATTGTGCTAAAGG GAATTCTGGAGACAGAGAATGAATGTGACCGGCAGGCTTTTAAGAAAGCCAAGATGCTCTACAGATCATGTATGAATGAGA GTGTGATTGAACAGCGTGACTCCAAGCCCCTCCTCAAGCTCATTGACAGTATTGGTGACTGGCCTGTAGCCTCGGAGGACTGGAACAGCACAGCAG AAGAGACATGGAACCTGGAGGATACCCTTGCCACCTTAAATGCTCAGTACAACAAGAAGGTTTTGCTAGAAATGTTTGTGTGGCCTGACGACCGAGATTCAAGCCGTCACATCATTCAT aTTGACCAGCCTTCCCTAGGAATGCCCTCAAGAGATTATTACCTCAATGATGGCAACTACAAAAAG GTGCGTGAGGCCTACCTGCAGTTCATGGTTTCCATGGCAAAAATAGCGCGGGAGGACAGGAACCTGACCCAGGATGATGAGCGTGTGTGGGAGGAAATGATGCAAGTGATGGAGCTGGAGAAAGAGATCGCCAAT GCCACATCTCCAGCTGAGGAACGTAATGATATCACTGTGCTCTACAATAAGATGACTCTGCAAGAGGTGCAGGATACCTTCGCTCTTGAT GGTTTTAACTGGACCCAGTACATCCATGGCATCATGAGCAGTGTTTCCATAGCAGTGCACCCAGAGGAGCCCATTGTGGTCTACTGCTCGCCATACCTCGAAAAGCTCAACCACATTCTGCCTAGATATGACCACAG GACTGTGCAGAATTACCTGGTGTGGATGCTTGTGATGGAAAGGGTCAGCAGCCTGAGCCGTCGCTTCAAAGACGTGCGAGCCCACTACCGAAAG GCTTTACATGGCACCACAGTAGAGGAAGCGCGCTGGAGGGACTGTGTTCGATACGTCCAAAGCAATATGGAGAATGCAGTCGGAGCTCTGTATGTGCGGGAGACCTTTGCTGGAGACAGCAAACATATG GTTGGGGAACTGATCAGAAAGATTCAAGAGGCTTTTGTGGAAACACTGGAAGAGCTGAACTGGATGGATGATCAGTCCAAAGAGAAAGCCAGAGAGAAG GCCATGTCTATTTCAGAACAGATCGGCTATCCAGATTATATTCTAGAAGAAGACAATCAGAAACTGGATCAAGAGTACATCCAT CTAAATTTCAGTGAGAAGAACTACTTTGAGAATATTCTGGAGAATCTTCAAGCGACTGCACGGAAAGGACACAAGAAGCTTAGGGAACCTGTGGACCCTGACTT GTGGATCATTGGTGCAGCTGTGGTCAATGCATTCTACTCTCACAACAGAAACCAGATCG tttttcCTGCTGGAATTCTACAGCCTCCTTTCTTCAGCGAGAAGCAGCTGCAAGCACTAAATTTTGGAGGCATCGGGATGGTGATAGGACATGAAATTACCCATGGCTTTGATGACCACG GACGTAACTTTGACCAAGATGGGAACATGAACAACTGGTGGAGCAACTATTCTACAGAACATTTCGAGGACCAGTCCAAATGTGTGATGCAACAGTACGGCAAGTTCAGCTGGAAACTGGCGGGAGGTCAAAAT GTCAGTGGCATTACAACTCTGGGGGAGAACATTGCTGATAACGGAGGCGTGAGGCAGGCGTATAAA GCGTACATGAAGTGGGTGGACAGGGAAGGAGAGGAGCCTCATCTTCCTGGTTTGGACTTGGATCATAAGCAACTCTTCTTCCTCAACTTTGCCCAG GTATGGTGTGGTGCCTGTCGTCCTGAATATGCAATCCAGTCCATTAAAACGGACCCCCACAGTCCTCTGGAATACAG GGTGCTGGGATCTTTGCAGAACTTTGAAGCCTTTTCTGAGGCCTTCAAGTGCGAAAGAGGAACTCCCATGAACCCTGAGGAGAAATGCAGGGTGTGGTAG